TACAGCCGGGCCTACCTCTCGCACCTGGTGCGGGCCGAGGAGATGCTGGCCCCCCGCATGATCTCGCTGCATAACCTGCGCTACCTGCACCGCCTGATGGAAGCGGCCAGGGCCGCTATCCAGTCGGGCGACTACGGCGAGTTCGCCAAAGACTTTGCCGGAAGGCGCTTCGGGCACGATATTCCAGCCTGGTTTACCAGGGCCCTTCAAGAAGGCGGACACTGGGACTGATGCAGATACCAACTTTAGCCCCTACACCCAACTTTCAACGACACTCAGGGTGGGAGTGGGTGGTCGGTGGTAGGTTGCGGTTGTCAAACGTCTTGCCCTACCCCCAAACCCCTGCCCCCTACTTCACCGTTCCCGCGATATGCAAAGTCTTCAGGCGAAGAGGGTATATGAAGAGTACGGTTGCCTCTGGGGCTTTTCTTTTTGGCAAACAATCTTTTTACCGGTATGTCTTTCAACCCTCCTGGTAAAAGCGGCTCTTCAGGTAGTAGTCGGTGTAGAGAATCTTCAGGAATGCCACCAGCGGCACCGCCAGCAGCGCCCCGGCTACCCCAAAGAGCGAGGCCCCAATCAGCACCGCAGCAATGCCCGTGACCGGGTGAAGGCTGGTGGTGCGACCCATGATGATGGGCCAGATGACCCCAGCAATCTGGTTGCAAAGCCAGAGGGCCACACTGACGACCAAAAAAGCCACCCAGCCCAGCGGCAAGGCCAGCACCAGGGCCGGAATAGCCGAGATAATCACCCCCAACACCGGCACAAAGCTAAAGATGAAAGCCAAAAAACCCAGCGAGATGGCCTGGGTCAGTACAAACGAACCAAAACCCTGAAAAATCCCAAAGGAAAGGTACATTGCCAGGCCCACTATTGCGCCGTTGGCCAGGGCGCCCAGAATGGTGCCCCGCACGTATCCCCCAAAGGCCATGTCGGCCTTGTGGGCCAGCTCCTGGGCCAGGGGCTGGTAGGGCTGGGGTACGGCCCGGAACAGGGCTGCTCCAATGCGGGGCAGGTCGTAGAGGAGGTAGATAGAAATGGTGATGACGGTAAGAAGCTGAAAGGCGCCCCCCAGCAAGCCGCTCAGGAAGCCCAGGACGTTACCCCCCTGTGCAAATATGCCCTGCAAAGCCTGTAGCAACACCTGGGTGAAGCTCTGTAGCAGGTCTTGCAGGTTGAGGGTGGCCTGGGCCAGCGCCTCGCGCAGCAGAGGCGGTAGCTCAACCCGACCCAGCGCCTCAGGCAGGCCCTGCGCCCAGCTCAAGAGCGGTTGAAAAAGCGCCGGTAGTCGGGCTGCAAAGCGGGCCAACTGCCCCACCATGCTGGCCAGCATGACCGTGGAGAGGCCCAGCACAAAAAGCATGCCCACAAAAACCGCCGCTACACCCAGGGCGCGGGTCAGCCTGCGGGCCTCAAAAAAGCGCACCACCGGACTCACCATGTAGGAAAAGACAAAGGCCGCCATCACAATACCCAGGGCCGCTCGAGCGCCGTTTAGCAGCCAGGCCAGCAGCCACAAGACCAGCCCCACCAGCGCCAGATAAACGAACAAGCGCAGCCAACGGTTCTGCCAGGCCCAGGCCAGGGTTTCGCGCATGCTCAGCCCTCCCGATAAAACCGGCTATTCAGGTAAAACTCCGTGTAGATCACTTTCAAGAACGCCAGGAGCGGAACGGCTAGCAGGGCTCCTACCAGCCCGTAGAGGCTCGAGCCCACCAGAATAGCCCCAATCACACTGACCGGATGCAGGCTGGTGGCCTGACCCAGAATGCGTGGGCTCAGGAGGTGGGCCTCTATCTGGTTGGCCGCTACCACCACCCCCAGCACCGCCAGAACCTGCGGCCACCCAACCGTAAGGGCCAGGAGCAAGGCCGGTACGGTGGAAATAATCACCCCGGCAAACGGAATGAGGTTGAACACCCCCGCCAAGAGGCCCAGCGAACCCGCCAGGGGGATGCCAAAAATCCAGAGCCCCACCCCCACCAGCAGGCCCACCCAGAAGGCCACCTGAATCTGCCCGCGCAGGTAGCCCCCCACAGCCCGGTCGAGCTTGGTCAGAATATCCGCAGCCAGGGGCTGATACGGCAGGGGGATGGCCTGAAACAGGGCTTTGGAGATCTGGGGGAGGTCGTAGAGCAGGTAAATCGAGATAATCAGCGCGGCGAAAAGCTGGAGTACACCCCCCACCAGGGAGGCCAGAAAGCCCACCAGGTTGCCACCCTGGGCTAAGAGCGCCCGCAGGCCCTGCAAAAGGGTCTGGTTGAAGCTTTGCAATAGGGTTTGCAGGTTCTGAGCGGCCTGTGCAAAAGCACCCTCGAGGGCAGGTGGAACTTCGATTTGTCCGATCCTCGAGGGCAGGTTCTCAATCCAGGCAAGTAGGGGCGTCAGAATGCGGGGCAGGTCGGTTGCAAAACGGGCCAGCACATTGACCATATCGGCTATCAAAAACGAAGCCAGCCCCATCAGCAGCAGCAAACCCAAATAAATCAACAGTACCGCCACAAAGCGGGGCACCCTGCGCTCCAGCGCCCGCACCAGCGGAGAGGTCAGGTAGGCGAACACAAACGCCAGAGCCAGCGTGACCAAAGCGGCCCGGGCTCCACCCAAAACCACCCCCAGCGCCTGGATGAGCAGGTAAAAAAGAACCGCGTAGACCGCGATTCGCACCCACAACAGCTTCCAGATTTCGGCAAAGTCCTGGCGCATGGGCACTACAATACCGCATCAGGGAAGGCCGAACTCGAGCCTGGCCCGGGCCCGCACCGCTTCGGCCGTAAGTCCCTGACCAAAATATTTGTCCTTGTCAGGCTCGCCATCCCAAAGTTCGAACAATAGACGGGCCCCCTCGCCCGTGCCCCGCAGCGCCGCTTCAGTACCACTGTTGCCCACCCGCCCAATCCACTGACCCTTCAACACCTTGCTGCCCACTTTTAGCCCTGGGGCAATTCCTGAAAGATGGGCATATACCGTGGTAAAGCCCTCCGCGTGGCGAATCCAGACCTCCCGCCCCCGCAGTTTGTCCATTTGCTCAGGGCTAGCACCCCCAGCCACCGCACGAATCAGGGCCTCGAACTCGGCGCGGGTCAACTCCTTGTAGTTGGTCTCGGCCTTGACCACCTCACCCCCGGCTGCTGCCACCACCCCCATCCCAAAGCGCACCGGCACACAGGCGTCATCGCCGGTAAAAACAAAGCCGGGGTTAGTGCCCTTGCGGTACTCGCGGGGGGCGC
This DNA window, taken from Meiothermus sp. CFH 77666, encodes the following:
- a CDS encoding M23 family metallopeptidase — translated: MPIKPGWIALALVTLLALWQSVQLSSARRQVAGLQAEIARLKQDLQKGPEGFTLPLPGACLPRTDSNLPGAPREYRKGTNPGFVFTGDDACVPVRFGMGVVAAAGGEVVKAETNYKELTRAEFEALIRAVAGGASPEQMDKLRGREVWIRHAEGFTTVYAHLSGIAPGLKVGSKVLKGQWIGRVGNSGTEAALRGTGEGARLLFELWDGEPDKDKYFGQGLTAEAVRARARLEFGLP
- a CDS encoding AI-2E family transporter translates to MRQDFAEIWKLLWVRIAVYAVLFYLLIQALGVVLGGARAALVTLALAFVFAYLTSPLVRALERRVPRFVAVLLIYLGLLLLMGLASFLIADMVNVLARFATDLPRILTPLLAWIENLPSRIGQIEVPPALEGAFAQAAQNLQTLLQSFNQTLLQGLRALLAQGGNLVGFLASLVGGVLQLFAALIISIYLLYDLPQISKALFQAIPLPYQPLAADILTKLDRAVGGYLRGQIQVAFWVGLLVGVGLWIFGIPLAGSLGLLAGVFNLIPFAGVIISTVPALLLALTVGWPQVLAVLGVVVAANQIEAHLLSPRILGQATSLHPVSVIGAILVGSSLYGLVGALLAVPLLAFLKVIYTEFYLNSRFYREG
- a CDS encoding AI-2E family transporter, with protein sequence MRETLAWAWQNRWLRLFVYLALVGLVLWLLAWLLNGARAALGIVMAAFVFSYMVSPVVRFFEARRLTRALGVAAVFVGMLFVLGLSTVMLASMVGQLARFAARLPALFQPLLSWAQGLPEALGRVELPPLLREALAQATLNLQDLLQSFTQVLLQALQGIFAQGGNVLGFLSGLLGGAFQLLTVITISIYLLYDLPRIGAALFRAVPQPYQPLAQELAHKADMAFGGYVRGTILGALANGAIVGLAMYLSFGIFQGFGSFVLTQAISLGFLAFIFSFVPVLGVIISAIPALVLALPLGWVAFLVVSVALWLCNQIAGVIWPIIMGRTTSLHPVTGIAAVLIGASLFGVAGALLAVPLVAFLKILYTDYYLKSRFYQEG